A genomic window from Daphnia magna isolate NIES linkage group LG9, ASM2063170v1.1, whole genome shotgun sequence includes:
- the LOC116930459 gene encoding vitellogenin-6 — protein MLLCYCFLLFGLATNQVWTDTVNRSPFREGIEYRYEWEASIESESGVNNQVVTSTWLRGQLYVISKVEDSKWRSLLKIKNISLAIQHGDKGDSTTAPPGNTFIELTELNEQLSKPFHLLYSGSKVGAAAFLDDKEPLWSTNFKRSISSILQVDLSGINNRIYTDHELSLYGKCGVNYYSSPLPDNQYRVTKYRDLDSCPEKLGRWRTFIDMPSCSGGEHQTIAGLTSTTRYVVAPNRGYPELLKIESSSVVWLDPFGAGKSSMKSKTNLTMHLEKTRRSSESLSPSKLLFKDQLKFVFQRENDKRVDLKAAQNLMLHPESLIYGQENLRRRTQLDLINAVEFLSAESYTSEQRISLDVLPLSSVSYQLGSLDYINAKALYKELAIAPKNEKLHTARNLFLDLILHSGSNVGVILIRDLILEGQLDVWTAARLVAYAGVYVKEPSEKLLLEFLQILDAKILGEGDQLSVFKNAAILAVASLIGKTCSDSPSSCRSVKIEEWQQKYYKIVAASSSSFAERALYVHALQNIGYGSVLDLILEMATKRVALDDESANDLRVYIIKGLNPYKKQAKVLNIILRVLRDVKDSFRVRIAAAQVILDEFVSAEMLEQMRQLLSDEKNSQVRNYVISAIKTIANSHNPCNSLLREQAKQLVNSLVGENMSESSSSAEYAYDFLDSASLFGSQLNLRTISSEFDDLPGYVAGKVLYFVKGVTVQPFSFTVRMSGMRKYITNLSSSTLQKEDLVMSRISATMDDFNFAPRRELGVSSLDVVFKLHGTIVMFYNFDKNFLASALASATNLEFLHDLSFNIQRYATTGALLYTQPNGLGLPVSFVFSAPILISLKGSISKTKQSGTVGRHLNFNLYGEIYGDHGILTHFTPLNLTQGVIRNRKAIFNVPLNLEVSVDPKKMQTDVTIVNPKATNAIEISSFARTILTLRPSETSYEKVRRACPQCLPVVVILKKGSTLKTETIANLSSTLLGTEAHAQVFNCDGERSVGKQIQTVIEALNPVTMNYRGNAAGWAYLSFLRLQHHMFIQPEGRHCGYRGRIFRSNYLPVKELFCRFKMKSNMSDDAEVSWQSGKMSAKIELNWKGETVASDRKGELDLTYEYRSAGSRNNVNVRAFVVRSPLLNITKDFMICLKADSVFQPTPADIIDISGYNQPPVAQGSIEYVMGDVSSSSQCPTDQFRFKMGIKASAGHWVMQRRNEANIWPYKECDIEKKSQNWAPGIVPQTEACYHTALDFTTLSNYNFEFRFAAVPFQLEKMMGKMGDLISLSLLPYWKTEPNSNTDQVGQSKEVGRIQVNVTFLPDKMDDGGQMVNLHWATNNVIERYEYVNLPFGNFLLPSTSIPRTTRIAYEGDVFPSCLVTSQYIRTLDKVKFNNSFSPCYTLITSDCGSNPLFGVFVRRTAGLYPLATKVQVGGHTIEIMPDESGRRKQFTVRANDVEMDVTNDSFTLPEGRDKFYVLKVRYQAPIYVISSPGAGLLIHYSGSHVAVFPTWFHKNQHCGLCGNFDGETDREWISPQGCPVNNATVLVASYTLGQTCYPNQEKIACPETTS, from the exons ATGTTGCTGTGCTACTGTTTTCTGTTGTTTG GTTTGGCGACAAACCAGGTTTGGACAGACACAGTAAACAGGTCTCCATTCCGTGAGGGTATTGAATATCGATACGAATGGGAGGCATCAATCGAAAGTGAATCGGGCGTCAACAATCAAGTAGTCACGTCGACTTGGCTTCGTGGGCAACTTTATGTCATCTCAAAAGTTGAAGATTCCAAATGGCGCTCACTTCTTAAA ATCAAGAACATTTCGCTGGCTATTCAGCATGGCGATAAGGGCGACAGTACAACTGCGCCCCCTGGCAATACATTTATCGAGTTGACTGAACTGAATGAACAGTTGAGCAAACCATTCCATCTCCTCTACTCAGGATCTAAA GTGGGAGCTGCCGCTTTTCTCGACGATAAAGAACCCCTCTGGTCGACCAACTTCAAGCGTTCGATTTCTTCTATACTGCAAGTTGATCTGTCTGGCATCAACAATAGGATCTATACTGACCATGAG TTATCGCTGTATGGAAAATGTGGCGTCAACTACTACTCTTCTCCGCTCCCTGATAACCAATATAGAGTCACGAAGTATCGCgatttggactcttgcccagAAAAACTCGGTCGATGGAGAACTTTTATCGACATGCCGTCCTGCTCCGGCGGAGAACATCAG ACTATAGCAGGACTAACTAGCACGACACGTTACGTAGTAGCACCCAACAGAGGCTATCCAGAGCTCCTAAAAATCGAATCGTCTAGTGTCGTCTGGCTGGATCCGTTTGGAGCCGGCAAGTCATCCATGAAAAGCAAAACCAA CCTCACGATGCATTTGGAAAAAACACGCCGTTCCTCAGAGTCGCTTAGCCCTTCCAAGTTGTTGTTCAAAGATCAATTGAAGTTTGTCTTTCAACGTGAAAATGACAAGCGGGTGGACCTGAAGGCGGCACAGAATCTCATGTTGCATCCTGAATCACTTATCTATGGCCAAGAGAATCTTCGTCGAAGGACCCAACTTGACTTGATCAATGCTGTAGAATTTTTATCAGCGGAATCCTACACCTCAGAACAGCGGATCAGTTTAGACGTACTGCCTCTGTCCTCAGTCTCCTATCAACTGGGCTCTTTAGATTACATCAACGCAAAAGCCTTGTATAAAGAACTGGCTATCGCTcccaaaaacgaaaaacttcATACAGccag GAACCTCTTTTTGGATTTGATTCTCCACTCTGGGAGCAATGTCGGTGTTATTCTCATCAGAGATTTGATCCTTGAAGGACAGCTGGATGTATGGACAGCTGCCCGCCTTGTAGCTTACGCCGGTGTCTACGTCAAAGAGCCATCGGAAAAGCTACTGCTAGAATTCTTGCAAATTCTCGATGCAAAAATTTTGGGAGAAGGTGATCAATTGAGCGTCTTTAAAAACGCAGCCATTTTGGCTGTGGCTAGCCTCATTGGGAAAACTTGTTCTGATAGCCCTTCAAGTTGTCGATCCGTTAAAATAGAAGAATGGCAacaaaaatattacaaaattgTAGCAG CAAGTTCGTCTTCGTTTGCTGAAAGAGCTCTTTACGTGCATGCCTTGCAAAATATTGGCTACGGATCAGTGCTAGATCTTATTTTGGAAATGGCGACGAAGAGGGTGGCCCTTGATGACGAGAGCGCTAATGATTTGAGGGTTTACATTATTAAAGGACTAAATCCTTACAAGAAACAAGCCAAG GTTTTGAATATTATACTGCGAGTGCTCAGGGACGTCAAGGACAGTTTTAGAGTGCGGATTGCCGCCGCCCAGGTTATCCTCGACGAGTTCGTTAGCGCAGAAATGCTTGAGCAAATGCGACAACTCCTGTCCGACGAAAAAAACAGCCAAGTCCGCAATTACGTAATCTCGGCCATTAAAACTATTGCCAACAGTCACAATCCTTGCAACAGTCTTCT GAGAGAACAGGCAAAGCAGCTTGTCAATTCACTGGTTGGCGAAAACATGAGCGAATCGAGTAGTTCGGCTGAGTATGCCTACGATTTTCTGGACAGCGCTTCCTTGTTTGGTAGCCAACTCAATTTAAGGACCATCAGTTCGGAATTCGACGACCTGCCTGGTTACGTGGCCGGCAAAGTTCTCTATTTTGTCAAAGGAGTCACCGTTCAACCCTTTTCg TTCACAGTGCGGATGTCGGGTATGCGGAAATACATAACAAATCTTTCCAGTTCGACCCTACAAAAGGAAGACTTGGTAATGTCCCGTATTTCCGCCACGATGGATGATTTCAACTTTGCTCCTAGACGGGAATTGGGTGTAAGCAGCTTGGACGTTGTGTTCAAATTACATGGAACGATAGTCATGTTCTATAATTTCGACAAAAACTTCCTCGCATCTGCTTTGGCAT CTGCCACAAACTTGGAATTTCTCCACGACTTGTCTTTTAACATTCAACGCTACGCTACGACTGGCGCTCTACTTTACACCCAACCTAATGGATTAGGATTGCCCGTATCCTTTGTTTTTAGCGCACCGATTCTCATCTCTTTGAAAGGATCCATTAGCAAAACCAAACAGTCTGGAACTGTTGGCCGCCATCTCAACTTCAATTTATA CGGAGAGATATACGGAGATCATGGAATTTTGACACACTTTACACCGCTAAACCTGACGCAGGGAGTAATCCGCAACCGTAAAGCCATTTTTAACGTGCCACTCAATCTTGAGGTGTCAGTCGACCCCAAGAAGATGCAAACTGATGTTACCATTGTCAACCCTAAAG caACGAATGCCATTGAGATAAGTTCATTTGCTCGCACAATCCTTACGCTCCGGCCATCAGAGACTTCGTACGAAAAAGTCAGGCGAGCTTGTCCTCAGTGTCTACCCGTAGTcgtaattttgaaaaaaggatCCACTTTAAAaacg GAAACTATTGCCAATTTAAGTTCAACCCTTTTAGGCACGGAAGCGCATGCTCAGGTGTTCAATTGCGACGGTGAACGTTCTGTaggaaaacaaattcaaacCGTCATTGAAGCCCTGAACCCAGTCACAATGAATTATCG AGGCAATGCTGCTGGTTGGGCGTATTTGAGTTTCCTTCGACTGCAGCACCACATGTTCATCCAGCCGGAAGGCCGTCACTGCGGATACCGGGGAAGGATCTTCAGATCAAATTACCTTCCGGTTAAAGAG CTGTTCTGCCGgttcaaaatgaaatcaaacatGAGTGACGATGCGGAAGTTTCATGGCAATCGGGTAAAATGTCGGCAAAGATCGAACTTAATTGGAAAGGGGAAACGGTGGCTTCAGATCGCAAGGGAGAACTAGACCTGACATACGAATACCGG agTGCAGGATCTAGAAACAATGTCAACGTTCGTGCCTTTGTCGTTCGCTCTCCCCTGCTTAACATCACCAAGGATTTTATGATATGCCTTAAAGCAGATTCCGTCTTCCAGCCGACACCTGCCGACATAATCGACATTTCAGGTTACAATCAGCCCCCCGTTGCTCAAGGATCAATTGAATACGTCATGGGTGACGTCTCATCTTCAAGTCAG TGTCCAACAGACCAATTTCGTTTCAAAATGGGAATAAAGGCTTCTGCAGGACACTGGGTGATGCAGAGGCGAAACGAGGCAAATATTTGGCCTTACAAGGAATGcgatatagaaaaaaaaagtcagaaTTGGGCTCCAGGAATAGTTCCTCAAACGGAAGCCTGCTACCATACCGCCTTAGACTTTACCACCCTTTCAAACTACAATTTTGAGTTCAGATTCGCTGCTGTCCCATTCCAGCTGGAAAAAATGATGGGTAAAATGGGCGATTTAATCAGCTTGTCCCTCTTGCCTTACTGGAAAACCGAACCCAACAGCAACACGGATCAAGTAGGTCAAAGCAAAGAAGTGGGGCGAATTCAGGTCAACGTGACTTTCCTACCGGATAAAATGGATGATGGTGGCCAAATGGTGAACTTGCACTGGGCGACCAATAACGTTATTGAACGATACGAGTACGTCAATCTTCCTTTCGGCAACTTCCTGTTGCCTTCGACGAGCATTCCTCGAACTACGCGAATCGCCTATGAGGGTGATGTTTTCC CCTCTTGTCTTGTAACATCGCAATACATCAGGACGCTGGATAAGGTCAAATTCAACAACTCCTTTTCACCTTGCTACACTTTAATCACAAGTGACTGCGGATCAAATCCCCTTTTTGGAGTTTTTGTTCGGCGCACAGCGGGACTCTATCCTTTG gcaacaaaGGTACAAGTTGGCGGACATACCATCGAAATCATGCCGGACGAAAGCGGTCGACGAAAGCAGTTTACCGTTCGAGCTAATGACGTCGAAATGGACGTTACGAATGATTCGTTTACTTTACCAGAGGGACGAGATAAATTCTATGTTTTAAA GGTACGCTATCAAGCTCCTATTTACGTGATCTCGTCACCTGGAGCTGGACTTCTGATTCACTACAGCGGGAGTCATGTGGCGGTATTTCCCACCTGGttccacaaaaatcaacaCTGTGGTCTGTGTGGCAATTTCGACGGAGAGACTGATCGTGAATGGATAAGCCCACAAGGTTGCCCCGTTAACAACGCTACTGTACTAGTTGCCTCCTACACATTGGGACAAACGTGCTACCCGAATCAGGAAAAAATTGCTTGTCCGGAGACTACGTCATAA
- the LOC123476015 gene encoding F-box only protein 47-like isoform X1 — MTDKIQPMASSTKGVKHALETAISKFTNATIKKRKVMAEMQINQYLAPGLEDSLFGKLTEEVMFHILHRLSLNDLSQMSMASKAFGKVIYAYVTEEQFAMRVARLLIQIPISSVMLLEQSQYVGRLLKRVSFLFTVDFRLKFFHQHIQKVQRLVEKESANSLPIDTLPFVGAVLQSFIAGWDEGECLKVFTFMSDCLFLYRSISRFVCDAPGTDLDNELFLRRNLRYLFLDRCVTDYDRAIWIGFISNQIGTAQLAKVLLLLYCPINTHGQIDWSFAFNVRAFQQHTNVFFKLAKTIGILQLIPNWSPSLSLEVLVYISNVPNCWLLRSFSSVLLPLSSIDMNLVVKYFEILYKSGRASTASLLMALALMISPQFIGHNFRNEIVVDRSCVHQLISNIINAPRLTPERYVVVKKLWGAVLTLADDFAETAVQDEVHGGNNNDTIDDFHDLMDAWKDLSIILMSV, encoded by the exons ATGACCGACAAGATTCAACCAATGGCTAGCTCTACTAAGGGTGTGAAACATGCCTTAGAAACAGCCATTTCTAAATTCACTAACGCAActatcaaaaaaagaaaagtgatgGCCGAAATGCAGATCAATCAGTATTTAGCTCCGGGCTTAGAAGATTCACTATTCGGTAAACTCACCGAAGAGGTCATGTTCCACATTCTTCACCGTCTTTCAC TTAATGATTTAAGTCAAATGTCGATGGCGTCAAAGGCATTTGGTAAAGTTATCTATGCTTACGTTACGGAGGAGCAATTTGCTATGAGAGTCGCTCGCCTGTTGATACAAATCCCTATTTCGAGTGTGATGCTGCTTGAACAG AGCCAATATGTCGGACGGCTACTGAAGCGAGTTAGTTTTCTCTTTACGGTCGACTTTAGGCTAAAATTCTTCCACCAACATATTCAAAAG GTCCAACGGTTGGTTGAGAAAGAATCCGCCAATTCACTCCCAATTGATACACTCCCATTCGTCGGCGCTGTGTTACAGTCATTCATTGCTGGATGGGATGAGGGCGAATGTCTCAAG GTTTTTACATTCATGAGCGATTGTCTGTTTCTTTATCGTTCG ATTTCACGGTTTGTGTGCGACGCGCCTGGCACAGACTTAGACAACGAGCTTTTTTTACGCCGAAACCTTCGTTACTTGTTTCTAGACAGGTGCGTTACTGATTACGATCGTGCCATTTGGATTGGTTTCATTTCCAACCAGATTGGAACCGCGCAACTGGCCAAGGTCCTTCTTCTCCTCTACTGTCCCATTAACACTCATG GCCAAATCGACTGGAGCTTTGCCTTTAACGTCCGTGCGTTTCAGCAACACACCAATGTGTTTTTCAAATTGGCCAAAACCATAGGCATTCTACAGTTGATTCCTAATTGGTCTCCTTCCCTCTCACTGGAAGTCCTCGTCTACATTTCTA ATGTGCCCAACTGTTGGTTACTGCGCTCTTTCTCATCAGTGCTGTTACCTCTTAGTTCCATCGACATGAATTTGGTAGTCAAATATTTTGAAATCCTTTACAAAAGCGGTCGGGCCTCAACTGCGTCACTTCTGATGGCATTGGCTCTCATGATCTCTCCCCAGTTCATTGGCCACAACTTCAGG AACGAGATCGTCGTTGATCGGTCCTGCGTCCACCAGCTTATCTCCAACATCATCAACGCTCCACGATTGACGCCCGAACGTTACGTCGTCGTCAAGAAACTTTGGGGCGCGGTGCTCACTCTAGCTGACGATTTCGCCGAGACTGCCGTTCAAG ATGAAGTTCACGGGGGAAATAATAACGACACAATAGACGATTTCCACGATCTAATGGACGCCTGGAAAGATTTAAGCATTATACTGATGTCCGTCTGA
- the LOC123476015 gene encoding F-box only protein 47-like isoform X2 has product MTDKIQPMASSTKGVKHALETAISKFTNATIKKRKVMAEMQINQYLAPGLEDSLFGKLTEEVMFHILHRLSLNDLSQMSMASKAFGKVIYAYVTEEQFAMRVARLLIQIPISSVMLLEQVQRLVEKESANSLPIDTLPFVGAVLQSFIAGWDEGECLKVFTFMSDCLFLYRSISRFVCDAPGTDLDNELFLRRNLRYLFLDRCVTDYDRAIWIGFISNQIGTAQLAKVLLLLYCPINTHGQIDWSFAFNVRAFQQHTNVFFKLAKTIGILQLIPNWSPSLSLEVLVYISNVPNCWLLRSFSSVLLPLSSIDMNLVVKYFEILYKSGRASTASLLMALALMISPQFIGHNFRNEIVVDRSCVHQLISNIINAPRLTPERYVVVKKLWGAVLTLADDFAETAVQDEVHGGNNNDTIDDFHDLMDAWKDLSIILMSV; this is encoded by the exons ATGACCGACAAGATTCAACCAATGGCTAGCTCTACTAAGGGTGTGAAACATGCCTTAGAAACAGCCATTTCTAAATTCACTAACGCAActatcaaaaaaagaaaagtgatgGCCGAAATGCAGATCAATCAGTATTTAGCTCCGGGCTTAGAAGATTCACTATTCGGTAAACTCACCGAAGAGGTCATGTTCCACATTCTTCACCGTCTTTCAC TTAATGATTTAAGTCAAATGTCGATGGCGTCAAAGGCATTTGGTAAAGTTATCTATGCTTACGTTACGGAGGAGCAATTTGCTATGAGAGTCGCTCGCCTGTTGATACAAATCCCTATTTCGAGTGTGATGCTGCTTGAACAG GTCCAACGGTTGGTTGAGAAAGAATCCGCCAATTCACTCCCAATTGATACACTCCCATTCGTCGGCGCTGTGTTACAGTCATTCATTGCTGGATGGGATGAGGGCGAATGTCTCAAG GTTTTTACATTCATGAGCGATTGTCTGTTTCTTTATCGTTCG ATTTCACGGTTTGTGTGCGACGCGCCTGGCACAGACTTAGACAACGAGCTTTTTTTACGCCGAAACCTTCGTTACTTGTTTCTAGACAGGTGCGTTACTGATTACGATCGTGCCATTTGGATTGGTTTCATTTCCAACCAGATTGGAACCGCGCAACTGGCCAAGGTCCTTCTTCTCCTCTACTGTCCCATTAACACTCATG GCCAAATCGACTGGAGCTTTGCCTTTAACGTCCGTGCGTTTCAGCAACACACCAATGTGTTTTTCAAATTGGCCAAAACCATAGGCATTCTACAGTTGATTCCTAATTGGTCTCCTTCCCTCTCACTGGAAGTCCTCGTCTACATTTCTA ATGTGCCCAACTGTTGGTTACTGCGCTCTTTCTCATCAGTGCTGTTACCTCTTAGTTCCATCGACATGAATTTGGTAGTCAAATATTTTGAAATCCTTTACAAAAGCGGTCGGGCCTCAACTGCGTCACTTCTGATGGCATTGGCTCTCATGATCTCTCCCCAGTTCATTGGCCACAACTTCAGG AACGAGATCGTCGTTGATCGGTCCTGCGTCCACCAGCTTATCTCCAACATCATCAACGCTCCACGATTGACGCCCGAACGTTACGTCGTCGTCAAGAAACTTTGGGGCGCGGTGCTCACTCTAGCTGACGATTTCGCCGAGACTGCCGTTCAAG ATGAAGTTCACGGGGGAAATAATAACGACACAATAGACGATTTCCACGATCTAATGGACGCCTGGAAAGATTTAAGCATTATACTGATGTCCGTCTGA
- the LOC116930462 gene encoding syntaxin isoform X1: protein MTKDRLAALKAAQSEDDDTGPDDVAVTVEAQDGYMEAFFAEVNEIRENIDKIQANVEEVKKKHSAILSAPQTDEKVKQELEDLMADIKKTANKVRSKLKVIEQNIEHEEQTNKSSADLRIRKTQHSTLSRKFVEVMTEYNRTQTDYRERCKGRIQRQLEITGRTTTNEELEEMLEQGNPAVFTQGIIMETQQARQTLADIEARHADIMKLENSIRELHDMFMDMAMLVENQGEMIDRIEYNVEHAVDYVQTATQDTKKALKYQSKARRKKIFIIICVSVTLVIILAIIIGVTVPS, encoded by the exons ATGACCAAGGACAGATTAGCAGCCCTCAAAGCT GCTCAAAGCGAAGATGATGACACAGGACCAGATGATGTGGCCGTCACTGTGGAGGCCCAGGATGGATACATGGAGGCCTTCTTTGCAGAG GTGAACGAGATACGAGAAAATATAGACAAGATACAGGCAAATGTGGAAGAAGTCAAGAAGAAACACAGTGCCATCCTGTCGGCGCCGCAAACGGATGAAA AGGTAAAACAAGAGCTCGAGGATTTGATGGCCGATATCAAGAAAACGGCCAATAAAGTTCGATCGAAGCTGAAAG TTATCGAACAGAACATCGAACATGAAGAACAAACGAACAAATCGTCTGCTGACTTGCGGATACGCAAAACGCAGCATTCAACCTTATCCCGCAAATTCGTCGAGGTTATGACCGAATACAACCGCACGCAAACTGATTACCGTGAAAGATGCAAAGGTCGCATTCAACGCCAACTTGAAATTA CTGGGCGTACGACTACCAACGAAGAGCTAGAGGAAATGTTGGAGCAAGGAAATCCTGCCGTTTTCACTCAAGGC ATCATTATGGAGACGCAGCAGGCCCGGCAGACACTGGCCGACATAGAAGCTCGCCACGCGGACATTATGAAATTGGAGAACTCGATCCGTGAGCTGCACGACATGTTTATGGATATGGCCATGCTTGTTGAGAACCAG GGTGAAATGATCGATCGGATCGAATATAACGTAGAACACGCCGTCGACTACGTTCAGACCGCCACCCAGGACACGAAAAAGGCATTGAAGTATCAAAGCAAAGCCAGGCGG AAAAAGATATTTATTATCATCTGCGTCAGCGTCACGTTGGTCATCATCTTGGCAATCATCATTGGAGTTACCGTTCCTAGTTAG
- the LOC116930462 gene encoding syntaxin-1A isoform X2 translates to MTKDRLAALKAAQSEDDDTGPDDVAVTVEAQDGYMEAFFAEVNEIRENIDKIQANVEEVKKKHSAILSAPQTDEKVKQELEDLMADIKKTANKVRSKLKVIEQNIEHEEQTNKSSADLRIRKTQHSTLSRKFVEVMTEYNRTQTDYRERCKGRIQRQLEITGRTTTNEELEEMLEQGNPAVFTQGIIMETQQARQTLADIEARHADIMKLENSIRELHDMFMDMAMLVENQGEMIDRIEYNVEHAVDYVQTATQDTKKALKYQSKARRKKIMIMICLAVLGVILASTIGGYFGL, encoded by the exons ATGACCAAGGACAGATTAGCAGCCCTCAAAGCT GCTCAAAGCGAAGATGATGACACAGGACCAGATGATGTGGCCGTCACTGTGGAGGCCCAGGATGGATACATGGAGGCCTTCTTTGCAGAG GTGAACGAGATACGAGAAAATATAGACAAGATACAGGCAAATGTGGAAGAAGTCAAGAAGAAACACAGTGCCATCCTGTCGGCGCCGCAAACGGATGAAA AGGTAAAACAAGAGCTCGAGGATTTGATGGCCGATATCAAGAAAACGGCCAATAAAGTTCGATCGAAGCTGAAAG TTATCGAACAGAACATCGAACATGAAGAACAAACGAACAAATCGTCTGCTGACTTGCGGATACGCAAAACGCAGCATTCAACCTTATCCCGCAAATTCGTCGAGGTTATGACCGAATACAACCGCACGCAAACTGATTACCGTGAAAGATGCAAAGGTCGCATTCAACGCCAACTTGAAATTA CTGGGCGTACGACTACCAACGAAGAGCTAGAGGAAATGTTGGAGCAAGGAAATCCTGCCGTTTTCACTCAAGGC ATCATTATGGAGACGCAGCAGGCCCGGCAGACACTGGCCGACATAGAAGCTCGCCACGCGGACATTATGAAATTGGAGAACTCGATCCGTGAGCTGCACGACATGTTTATGGATATGGCCATGCTTGTTGAGAACCAG GGTGAAATGATCGATCGGATCGAATATAACGTAGAACACGCCGTCGACTACGTTCAGACCGCCACCCAGGACACGAAAAAGGCATTGAAGTATCAAAGCAAAGCCAGGCGG AAGAAGATTATGATCATGATATGTTTGGCCGTGTTGGGAGTCATCTTGGCTTCTACCATTGGAGGATACTTTGGATTgtaa